The Arvicola amphibius chromosome 11, mArvAmp1.2, whole genome shotgun sequence genomic interval TGTATTTATATAACAAAGAATCTACTTAGATATGCTTAGCAAATCTTATAAAATCTTCTTCAGTGAAACCACAGCCTTTCAAGATTTCCATATGGCTGTTTTTGTCTGTTATGCTTCATAAGTGGCCTTCATATAGTCAGCTGGAGAGAGTTTCAGCTTTCCAGCCTAAAATATAGGGGAAAATGGATTATAGATATAAcacacatttccttttcttcaacAAATGTCAAGCAGAAAATGGATGCACAAAGACTAAGAAAATAGCTTTGTCATGGGTCTACTCTGACCCAGCCTTTGTGCATTTATCAATTGTTAAGATTCTTGCAAGAACTTTTGTAGAAAGTTATTATTGTAACCACCTCTAAAGGATGATGTGTTCCCATTGAAGTTAAGTGAATGTCTCAGAATTCTACAGCTTTCAGTGCTTGGCACCTGCAATCACTCATTGGCTGAACTCATCTaccaagcacttttttttttaatcagctcAGAGTTCTGGGTTTTCTTAACTTCACTAATCTTTGATAAAGCCCGTTCTCTTTTCTAATTCCCCAGGATACACTGTAGAGTAATTATTGTGGCTTATTATGCCCATATGGTGTCAAGGAGGGTCAGGCATTCCTTGTACAAATCAGCGCATAATAAATGCCAGGGGAGACTAAAATGTTATCTCAGTCTAGAAGAGAACAaaatatgtgcttttttttttcaattttcatggTAGTAAAGATGTGATATAGTGATTGCAAGTGAATATGTACTACTCTAACATTCTAACTGATTTCAAATTTCCATATGCtgttatgaaatataaattaataaatatgatgTTTAAAAAATCCACTTCTGCATTTCACAAATGAAACTTTACTTTTACATTCCAATACCAAAAgagacatttttcatttaatatgaaGAAACCTAAGCCTTAGAAGTGAGGCTTGgttttttccttattctttaataggaaaaaaatttaatgattCAGGCATAGAAAActggcttttatttaaaaaaaataaggaatcaACATAGATCACGCATGTACatgtaaacacatgcatacacatgcatgtgtacttccacacaccccacatgcacatacacacatataatcacACATATTTACACCTTCCTATACACATCGAAGGATTAATAcataatgaaagagagagaaatcaaggaTAAAATATGCCCAACATACTGGACACAGTCAACTTCAAATCCAGAGACCCAGGACCACTCTCATGTCTGGCTTCACTTACATGACCACATTATTAAAGCCGTGCCAGCATTCCTCATGTTTGTCACCAGAAGCAGCCATATCAAAGGTGATGGACTGTTAGGACTATGGCATCAGCTCTCTTTCACTGGCTGCTTGAGAAGTTCTGTGAGAAGGTCATCCAGCCCATGGTCACATGACTGCTTAAACAGAagctcactcctcctcctcctcctcagtagTAGTCTCAGAGAGAGTTTGTTATTGTTGCCTGCTTTTGTACTTTTTCCCTGGTGATAAGAAGTAGTGACATTTTCAATTGCTAGAATTAGgaaaacatataaaggaaaaaagttttCTAACCAGGCCTCGCTGTACGGTCCTCACTGGACAGGCATTCTCTAGGCATAGGAAGCAGCTTTGAACTCCTAGAGCTCCATCTGTCTTCCAACTGCTTAGATTTAAGGTATGGGCTACCATGTCTCATAGGCCTTGGGTTCTAGCCAAATTaccataggaagaaaaaaaataaagatatataatcAAGTAGATATGTAAACAACTCAGGAGGACATTAATCTGTGAACATGAAATGTTATTTGGTGCCCAGACTCTTGTAAGTGAAAAGAGCCATGCTCCATAAGATAATTCCAAAATCATTAAAGTCATAATCACAGAAAAACATTCTTGATAGCTACATCTCACCTGGAAATTATGATAATTACCTTGGGGGATGACATTGAagtcattttcataatatttatgtGCAAGCAGACtgccagaagaaagagaaagattttcTAAAGCATTGCATTCTAAGCAAAGGGGATGGCTTATCCAGTAAACTAAGGTAATCAAACCCTAGTCATAAGTATTGGGGGTATGTGTACCACATTCCCAAAGAAAATTCTACTCCTACTGGTGGAATTAGATTACTTTGGAACACCCGCCCCTTAAATTTGAATAgtcactgatttctttctttgcttctttggcTTTTGCAGAGGGGTTCACTAAAGCCTCAACTGATATAATTATTGGCTCAGATTGTTAGCGATCTAGGCCAGATGGCTGTGGATTTCTAAAGTCCCGGTTGCTTGTGATGGTTTTCAGAGTTTGTCTATAGGGCTTGGGGATCAGCAATTTGAAAGGGTTGCAAACTTGTGAAATGGTGTTATTCATGGGGGCAGAGTGTTCATCAGCGTGACCCAGCAATAAACGCATTCATTATGGGCTTCCCCATTCTGCACAATTTGCCACACAGCACTGGTttcaggagggggggggggaagacaatGGCTTGTAAAATGCTTTTGAATGCCTAAGATGAAGGCTAGTTCGTGCTGGGActcttctgatttcttctttggGAAGAACCTTCTCAGGTGACTTTAGCTGAGTTCTGCTGAGAGTAAGCAAAGTGGAAAAATtggaaaattactttttaaaaaatgtgtttctggggGGCAAAATAGAGTgggagaaaataaatggaaaacaagTTACAGGCAGTTTCTGTGGAGCAGGGAATATGCAAGTGGCGGAAGACTGCTGGGGAATAATGCAgacggtgggggaggggagcaagaaTGGAGCTACAGTGATAAACTTAAAAAGAAGCCGCAGAGCAGAAGGAACATCATAAATaatcatattttcaaataagaataCCATATCAACTCTGTGACCTGGATACAGCACCAACCTCCTGAGATATTTCCAGCACTCTGATGCACACAAAATGCAATTTTCAGCTCaggcattttatttctcagtgtaAACAACctttgggttttttaaaatacatatctgGAAACTGTTTTCATAAATAATGTATATAGTATAAAAATTTGACTTGTAAAGTATTGAGTCCATGTCCCCTCAGTACTCATTGTGAAAACTCACTGCGGATAGATAATATTCTATTGGTAGAATTCGCTAGGCAAAAACTACCAATTTTATCCAAGATAaataggattttgttttttaagggcaAGACAAAGAAATATCAGACACAATTTTGCTCAAACCAAAGAAAGGGTTGAAATAAGGCAGAATTACTTTGTTAATTAGTTCCAAATTCTGAGGTGTTCCTTTAAATCTTGCTAATTAAGAGACACCAGGAGTGCAAGATAGCCCCTTTCTTATCTTCaaagaggaaagatgaaagaagacagagaatgaaACCTCTCCACTTGGGCTGCTCTTTAAAACAGAGCTCCAAGAAAATCGGCTCCTGTTCTCCTTGGAGAAGAAAAGACCCAAGTATTTGccgagggggaggggaaagtgcATAATTAGAAGCAAGTTTTCCCATTTTATTAAATTCCTCCACCGACACAATGCTTGGAGGTATTTTAAGTGAAACCAGCATTTAAGGGACCCCGAAAAGCAGATGATTACATGTCTGTGGCAGAAGAAAAGGGcaattaagaaaacaagaacTATTTAATGTGCCATATAAATACAGGCGACCAGAAGTTGATTTAAAgttttttcctgctttctttttttctctttttccccctgcctttttctttctttcttttcttctctgttctttttctttcttttcctttcctgctgTAATTTGTCTCCCCTTTGTCGCGGCACGCTTGAAGAAAgtagatggaggatggaggaggggcgGGGAGGGCTGAAGCCCACCCCCGGCCGCGCTCCCGCGTCCCCCGCCAGTCCCCAGCCCGCGCCCGACACCCTCCGGCTCCCACCCTCCACGCGCGCCCTCCCTCGCTCCGGTGACTCCAGCAGCTTCGGATTTGGAAGCTCGCTGATTGGCTGGAAGCGATTCAACACACGCCAGGCAAAGAGCTTTGTCTGAGTTGAAGTGAAGTTGTAGAGATTTTTCAGACTGGAGTCAGCAATCACGGGTGTTTAGTCTGCAGTcgagcagagaaaaggaaaggaaaagaagaacaaaatcaaGAATCGCCAGGGAAAGACACACTGCAGACTCCGCCAGCACCCTGCAATAGATGGGGACGGAGTCCACGCGGGAAGCCAGGCCGAGGTGACACGCTGCTCCCAGCCGGGAGGACTGGCGGCCAACCCCCACCAGGAGGGGACTTCACGCTCCTGTCCGGAAGTCGCCACACGGTGTGTATGAAAACTGAAGTTTGCGAGCTGCTAATTGCTGTGTGATTAAGAGTCGCTTTCAAGTCTCAGAGACCTGATGTGGCTTAGAGCTCTGAGTGGCCGGGAGGAAGTTGCTGGGATTGCCGGGCTGATTTAATTCACCCTGGGAACGGAATATAGGAACCGACTAATGTACCAAATGAATACTAAAATGCACTTTACATTCGCACTTGCACTTGTGATGGCGTTTTTCAGCTACGATGTCTTGGGTAAAAATCTGAAATACAGGATTTATGAGGAGCAGAGGGTCGGATCGGTAATTGCTAGACTATCAGAAGATGTAGCTGACGTTTTATTGAAGCTACCGAACCCTTCAGCCGTTCGTTTTCGAGCCATGCCACGGGGGAATTCTCCTCTCCTGGTGGTAAATGAGAATACCGGAGAAATCAGCATAGGGGCTAAAATCGACCGCGAGCAACTATGCCAAAAAAACTTGAACTGTTCGATAGAGTTTGATGTGCTCACTCTGCCGACCGAGCATTTGCAGCTGTTCCATATTGAAGTGGACGTGTTGGACATTAATGACAATTCCCCTCAATTCTCAAGACCCGTCATCCCCATTGAGATATCGGAGAGCGCGGCAGTCGGGACTCGAATCCCGTTGGACAGTGCGTTCGACCCAGATGTTGGGGAAAATTCCCTCCATACCTACTCGCTCTCTGCCAATGATTTTTTCAATATCGAGGTGCGGACCAGGACAGATGGGGCCAAATACGCTGAACTCATAGTGGTGAGGGAGTTGGATCGCGAGCTGAAGGCGAGCTACGAACTTCAGCTCACGGCCTCCGACATGGGAGTGCCCCAGAGGTCTGGCTCCTCCATTCTGAAAATCAGCATTTCGGATTCCAACGACAACAGCCCTGCCTTTGAACAGCCGTCTTACACAATACAACTCTTAGAAAACTCCCCAGTTGGAACCTTACTCCTGGATCTAAATGCCACCGATCCAGATGAGGGCGCTAATGGGAAAATTGTGTATTCTTTCAGCAGTCATGTGGCTCCCAAAATTATAGAGACTTTTAAGATAGACTCAGAAAGGGGACATTTGACTCTTTTTAAGCCAGTGGATTATGAAGTCACCAAGACCTATGAGATTGATGTTCAAGCCCAAGATTTGGGTCCCAATTCCATTCCTGCTCATTGCAAAATTATAATTAAGGTTGTGGATGTCAATGACAATAAACCTGAAATTAGCATAAACCTTATGCCCCCTGGAAAAGAAGAAGTATCTTATGTTTTAGAAGGGGATCCCATTGATACATTTGTTGCCATTGTCAGAGTTCAAGACAAGGATTCTGGGCCGAATGGAGAAATAATCTGTAAACTTCACGGGCATGGACATTTTAAACTTCAGAAGTCATATGAAAACAATTACTTAATCTTGACCAATGCCACGCTGGATAGAGAGAAGAGATCTGAGTATAGTTTGACTGTGATTGCTGAGGACAAGGGCACACCCAGCCTCTCTTCGGTGAAACATTTTACTGTTCAAATCAATGACATAAACGACAATCCACCTCGCTTCCAGAGGAGCCGATATGAATTTGCCATCTCTGAGAATAACTCCCCAGGGGCCTATATCACCACGGTGACAGCCACAGATCCAGATCTCGGTGAAAATGGACATGTGACATACACCATTTTGGAGAGTTTTGTCTTGGGAAGTTCCATTACCACATATGTAACCGTTGACCCATCTAATGGTGCCATCTACGCCCTCAGGATCTTTGATCATGAAGAAGTAAGTCAGATCACTTTTGTGGTGGAGGCAAGGGATGGAGGCAGCCAAAAGCAGCTTGCAAGCAATACCACAGTCGTTCTGACCATCATTGATGAGAATGACAACATCCCTGTGGTGATAGGGCCTGCCATGCACAATAATACTGCAGAAATCTCCATCCCCAAGGGAGCTGAAAGTGGCTTTCACGTCACAAGAATAAGGGCGATTGACAGAGACTCTGGTGCAAATGCTGAACTCAGCTGCTCCATAGTAGCAGGTAATGAGGAGAACATCTTCATCATGGATCCCAGATCATGTGACATTCATACCAATGTCAGTATGGAATCCCTTCCCTCCAATGAATGGGCCCTCTCTGTTATCATCCAGGACAAAGGCAATCCTCCTCTTCACACTAAAGTCCTTCTAAAGTGCATGATCGTCGACTACGCAGAGTCTGTGACCAGCACAGCCATGACCTCTGTCAGCCAAGCATCCTTGGATGTGTCCATGATCATCATTATTTCCTTAGGAGCAATCTGTGCAGTGTTGCTGGCTATTATGGTGCTCTTTGCCACGAGGTGTAATCGGGAAAAGAAAGACACCAGATCCTACAACTGCAGGGTGGCAGAATCTACTTACCAGCATCACCCCAAAAGGCCATCCAGGCAGATTCACAAAGGAGACATTACACTGGTACCCACCATCAATGGCACCCTGCCCATCAGATCTCATCATAGACCCTCTCCGTCTTCGTCGCCAACCTTGGAAAGGGGGCAGATGGGCAGCCGCCAGAGTCAAAACAGTCACCAGTCACTCAACAGTTTGGTGACCATCTCCTCAAACCATGTGCCAGAGAATTTCTCACTAGAGCTTACCCACGCCACCCCTGCTGTTGAGGTAAGAACAACAACTACATCGCCCAGCTCAGCCAGCTGTGAATGCTCACAGGCTGAGCAGTAAGCACACTTTTAAGACTGTCGTTGATAAGTAGCAATATCCAGTTCCCACAGGACTCACAGTTCACAGTGTGTCCCTATCTCAAATACACCCTTTGTCAtgctcttctatttttttaataaataattcacTTTTGCATGTAATATGTGTGATGTCAGAGGATAAATATGAAGCTCACACAGGACTCTCTAACGAGTTCCTTCACTTCTCAGAGTAAGATGTTggggagttaaaaaaaaagtaaagggcTCCACTTAGTCTCTTTGTtaaaatctctcctaaaaaaagTCAAGATCCTGGGCCTTCAGAATCTCATTCCCATGCATGCTGTCCTTGTAAAACTTTACATGGTTTTCTGGCATTGTTTTAACGAGGTAGGTTAGCAGTGTATtttactggattttttgactatttttttaaaatgtctgacCATTTTATCTGAACTGTAAAAGAAGGCAGTTATTTAAAAGCAAGCGTTTCAAGAATGAGCAACTCAGCTGTGTTTTGAGATTATCCAACTCTCCCTGCAATATATTTTAGCTGTGTTTCCCAGCTGGCTGCACTTTCTGCATGGTCTAACATATGTAAATCACTGACATACAGAAATGGTGAGCTTGGCATGTAATAACAAGCCTCTCATTTTCCCTTGTGAGTGCTTGagggtctctccctccccccatacacacactcttCAGAAATCAGCTCTGTCTCTTTGGTTTCTAGCAGGTCTCCCAGCTTCTCTCCATGCTTCATCAGGGGCAATATCAGCCAAGGCCAAGTTTTCGTGGAAACAAGTATTCCAGGAGCTATAGGTATGAATTATCCTTTGTCTGAGCTGTTATGTCTCAAGTTAACTTAAATGCTGAAGcataaaattgtgttttatgGTTTTGCTGATCTTTCTAGATATGCCCTTCAAGACATGGATAAATTCAGCTTGAAAGACAGTGGTCGTGGGGACAGCGAAGCAGGAGACAGTGATTATGATTTGGGGCGCGATTCTCCAATAGACAGGCTGCTGGGGGAAGGATTCAGTGACCTCTTTCTCACGGATGGAAGAATCCCAGCAGGTAAGAGGAAAATGATAGCTAAATCTTTATTTTCGCAGCGACCACAACCCCAGGATGATGGACAGCTTCTCCCATG includes:
- the Pcdh18 gene encoding protocadherin-18 isoform X1, yielding MYQMNTKMHFTFALALVMAFFSYDVLGKNLKYRIYEEQRVGSVIARLSEDVADVLLKLPNPSAVRFRAMPRGNSPLLVVNENTGEISIGAKIDREQLCQKNLNCSIEFDVLTLPTEHLQLFHIEVDVLDINDNSPQFSRPVIPIEISESAAVGTRIPLDSAFDPDVGENSLHTYSLSANDFFNIEVRTRTDGAKYAELIVVRELDRELKASYELQLTASDMGVPQRSGSSILKISISDSNDNSPAFEQPSYTIQLLENSPVGTLLLDLNATDPDEGANGKIVYSFSSHVAPKIIETFKIDSERGHLTLFKPVDYEVTKTYEIDVQAQDLGPNSIPAHCKIIIKVVDVNDNKPEISINLMPPGKEEVSYVLEGDPIDTFVAIVRVQDKDSGPNGEIICKLHGHGHFKLQKSYENNYLILTNATLDREKRSEYSLTVIAEDKGTPSLSSVKHFTVQINDINDNPPRFQRSRYEFAISENNSPGAYITTVTATDPDLGENGHVTYTILESFVLGSSITTYVTVDPSNGAIYALRIFDHEEVSQITFVVEARDGGSQKQLASNTTVVLTIIDENDNIPVVIGPAMHNNTAEISIPKGAESGFHVTRIRAIDRDSGANAELSCSIVAGNEENIFIMDPRSCDIHTNVSMESLPSNEWALSVIIQDKGNPPLHTKVLLKCMIVDYAESVTSTAMTSVSQASLDVSMIIIISLGAICAVLLAIMVLFATRCNREKKDTRSYNCRVAESTYQHHPKRPSRQIHKGDITLVPTINGTLPIRSHHRPSPSSSPTLERGQMGSRQSQNSHQSLNSLVTISSNHVPENFSLELTHATPAVEQVSQLLSMLHQGQYQPRPSFRGNKYSRSYRYALQDMDKFSLKDSGRGDSEAGDSDYDLGRDSPIDRLLGEGFSDLFLTDGRIPAAMRLCTEECRVLGHSDQCWMPPLPSPSSDYRSNMFIPGEEFPAQPQQQLSHQGLDDDSQPAESGEKKKSFSTFGKDSPSDEDSGDSSTSSLLSEMSSVFQRLLPASLDPYSECSEVDRSNSLERRKGPAQAKTGGYPQGVAAWAASTHFQNPTSSSGTSLGTHSSVQPSSKWLPAMEEIPENYEEDDFDNVLNHLSDGKHELMDASELVAEINKLLQDVRQS
- the Pcdh18 gene encoding protocadherin-18 isoform X2: MYQMNTKMHFTFALALVMAFFSYDVLGKNLKYRIYEEQRVGSVIARLSEDVADVLLKLPNPSAVRFRAMPRGNSPLLVVNENTGEISIGAKIDREQLCQKNLNCSIEFDVLTLPTEHLQLFHIEVDVLDINDNSPQFSRPVIPIEISESAAVGTRIPLDSAFDPDVGENSLHTYSLSANDFFNIEVRTRTDGAKYAELIVVRELDRELKASYELQLTASDMGVPQRSGSSILKISISDSNDNSPAFEQPSYTIQLLENSPVGTLLLDLNATDPDEGANGKIVYSFSSHVAPKIIETFKIDSERGHLTLFKPVDYEVTKTYEIDVQAQDLGPNSIPAHCKIIIKVVDVNDNKPEISINLMPPGKEEVSYVLEGDPIDTFVAIVRVQDKDSGPNGEIICKLHGHGHFKLQKSYENNYLILTNATLDREKRSEYSLTVIAEDKGTPSLSSVKHFTVQINDINDNPPRFQRSRYEFAISENNSPGAYITTVTATDPDLGENGHVTYTILESFVLGSSITTYVTVDPSNGAIYALRIFDHEEVSQITFVVEARDGGSQKQLASNTTVVLTIIDENDNIPVVIGPAMHNNTAEISIPKGAESGFHVTRIRAIDRDSGANAELSCSIVAGNEENIFIMDPRSCDIHTNVSMESLPSNEWALSVIIQDKGNPPLHTKVLLKCMIVDYAESVTSTAMTSVSQASLDVSMIIIISLGAICAVLLAIMVLFATRCNREKKDTRSYNCRVAESTYQHHPKRPSRQIHKGDITLVPTINGTLPIRSHHRPSPSSSPTLERGQMGSRQSQNSHQSLNSLVTISSNHVPENFSLELTHATPAVEVSQLLSMLHQGQYQPRPSFRGNKYSRSYRYALQDMDKFSLKDSGRGDSEAGDSDYDLGRDSPIDRLLGEGFSDLFLTDGRIPAAMRLCTEECRVLGHSDQCWMPPLPSPSSDYRSNMFIPGEEFPAQPQQQLSHQGLDDDSQPAESGEKKKSFSTFGKDSPSDEDSGDSSTSSLLSEMSSVFQRLLPASLDPYSECSEVDRSNSLERRKGPAQAKTGGYPQGVAAWAASTHFQNPTSSSGTSLGTHSSVQPSSKWLPAMEEIPENYEEDDFDNVLNHLSDGKHELMDASELVAEINKLLQDVRQS